The following are from one region of the Chanos chanos chromosome 10, fChaCha1.1, whole genome shotgun sequence genome:
- the wdr75 gene encoding WD repeat-containing protein 75, which translates to MVEHTEIRVVRCGGSKINHRAPVFANDSRYLLCASGDSVKVYSTNTEECIHSLHGHTDQVTGVALNPANHLQLYSCSADGTVRLWDYVDGIHIKTFIIGFPIYSLYVSTKHEGIVFLILPMAGGGSERFQLVAIHLPKSVEQEVDARELSAVLGDVSPNPRATAFGREGEYIASVIGHQLKVYFFRKQKTYSFSVPRGKKKGAQNQMTCVTCHPTDDCIATGHEDGKIRLWRNFTHQKEYTFSTLHWHHNAVNAMCFSPEGTSLLSGGIESVLVQWRYGEHNNKNFLPRLGGAILHISVSSDGELCSTSHSDNKITIIQRSVKVSAVIQGLVKGEAVRTDLMIDPLSKALVLNGKPGHLQFYSLQRDKHLYNLDIVQQEYIHEAGLDQFEVVRAAFDARGSWLATVEERGQKSSELEISLKLWAYNEQAQSFELNTTITAPHNDQVRSMCFSPSCDSTLLLTTARDNCFKAWLLGTEPDTQNETSSWACDFVGNYHDLRPSSCSFSADGSLLAVGFQEVVTVWNPESWELLTTLCQPPGDIRDLCFGRLSCSKYLLGTNTKNLLCCWNLLTCSLEWSASMDVSLLLSDPLSENVAAFSSQSGKTDLFVFKPSEPRPLFTQKALCSGGVRHAVFAPRGERLSSCDERSQWLNRSQLYFLTDQMDLLTLSTRAEEDRMLAASKQLVIDDSVAVTPFYLLLGKHRQQQKEKEESLLSPAVERIQLPKGSLAIKELLHTPAHVLPAASVLCSLFVNSLLISNTADRADEEPPKQEMETDGEEEDSEGETEAAGARLEPNARACADEDTTPLSKALERELRKVRKSDFGWIAGVLDS; encoded by the exons ATGGTGGAGCACACCGAGATCCGCGTGGTTCGCTGTGGCGGTAGCAAAATAAATCACAGAGCACCGGTTTTTGCGAACGACTCAAG GTATCTGTTATGCGCCTCTGGTGATTCAGTAAAAGtgtacagcacaaacacagaagaatgTATTCACAGTTTACACGGTCACACAGACCAAGTCACAGGCGTCGCGCTCAATCCTGCAAACCATCTTCAG CTGTACTCCTGTTCAGCAGATGGCACTGTTAGGCTGTGGGACTATGTTGATGGCATTCACATTAAG ACATTTATCATTGGATTCCCCATATATTCATTATATGTCTCCACAAAACATGAGGGAATTGTTTTTCTCATACTTCCAATGGCAGGTGGTGGGTCTG AACGGTTCCAGCTGGTGGCCATACATCTGCCCAAGTCAGTGGAGCAGGAGGTGGACGCCAGGGAACTGTCTGCCGTCCTGGGAGACGTCAGCCCCAACCCCAGAGCCACGGCCTTCGGCAGAGAG GGTGAATACATTGCTTCTGTTATTGGGCATCAGCTCAAAGTGTATTTCTTTAGGAAGCAGAAAAcatacag TTTTTCTGTGCCACGAGGTAAGAAGAAAGGGGCCCAGAATCAGATGACCTGTGTGACCTGTCACCCCACTGATGACTGCATTGCCACTGGACACGAAGACGGCAAGATCCGCCTCTG GAGAAACTTCACTCACCAGAAGGAGTACACATTTTCCACACTACACTGGCACCACAATGCTGTGAATGCcatgtgtttttctccagaGG GTACCAGCCTTCTGAGCGGAGGTATTGAGTCTGTGTTGGTCCAGTGGCGTTACGGTGAACACAACAACAAGAACTTCCTGCCTCGTCTGGGCGGCGCCATCCTGCACATCTCTGTGTCCTCAGACGGAGAGCTTTGCTCCACCTCTCACTCGGACAACA aaatcaCAATCATCCAGAGGAGCGTGAAAGTTTCTGCAGTAATTCAAGGTTTAGTCAAAG GCGAGGCAGTACGGACAGATTTAATGATTGATCCCCTCAGTAAGGCTTTAGTGCTCAATGGGAAACCAGGTCACCTGCAGTTCTACTCCCTCCAGCGTGACAAGCACCTGTACAAT CTGGACATTGTTCAGCAGGAGTATATACATGAGGCAGGTCTGGACCAGTTTGAGGTGGTCAGGGCAGCGTTTGACGCCCGTGGCTCCTGGCTCGCCACTGTCgaagaaagaggacaaaaatcCTCCGAACTCGAGATTTCACTCAAACTGTGGGCCTACAACGAGCAGGCTCAAAG TTTTGAACTCAACACAACCATCACGGCTCCCCACAATGACCAGGTTAGGTCCATGTGCTTCAGCCCGAGCTGTGACTCCACCCTGCTGCTGACCACGGCCAGAGACAACTGCTTCAAAGCCTGGCTGCTGGGCACCGAGCctgacacacaga ATGAGACAAGCTCTTGGGCGTGTGACTTCGTGGGGAACTACCACGACCTGCGTCCGTCCAGCTGCTCTTTCTCGGCCGACGGCTCGCTGCTGGCCGTCGGCTTTCAGGAAGTGGTCACCGTCTGGAACCCAGAGAGCTGGGAACTGCTCACCACGCTGTGCCAGCCCCCAGGGGACATCAG GGATCTTTGTTTTGGCCGCCTGAGCTGCTCCAAGTACCTGTTAGGAACCAACACCAAGAACCTCCTCTGCTGCTGGAACCTGCTCACCTGCTCCC TGGAGTGGAGCGCCTCCATGGACGTGAGTCTGCTGCTGTCCGACCCTCTGTCAGAGAATGTTGCCGCCTTTTCCTCCCAGTCAGGAAAGACTGAct tgtttgtgttcaaACCCAGCGAGCCAAGGCCGCTGTTTACCCAGAAGGCATTGTGCTCGGGGGGCGTGCGCCACGCGGTCTTTGCCCCTCGAGGCGAGCGGCTGAGCAGCTGTGACGAGCGTTCTCAGTGGCTGAACAGATCTCAGCTCTACTTCCTCACCGATCAGATG GATTTATTGACATTGAGCACCAGAGCAGAGGAGGACAGGATGTTAGCCGCGAGTAAGCAG cttgtcATCGACGACAGTGTGGCTGTTACACCGTTCTACCTGTTGTTaggcaaacacagacaacagcagaaggaaaaggaggaatCGCTGCTCAGTCCAGCTGTGGAGAGAATCCAGTTGCCCAAAGGCTCGTTGGCCATTAAAGAG TTGCTACACACTCCAGCTCATGTGTTGCCTGCTGCCTCAGTTCTTTGTTCACTGTTCGTCAATTCTCTCCTCATATCGAACACAGCAGACAG GGCGGACGAGGAGCCCCCAAAACAGGAAATGGAGACTGACGGAGAGGAAGAGGACTCGGAGGGGGAAACGGAGGCGGCGGGGGCGCGGCTGGAGCCGAACGCACGGGCATGCGCAGACGAGGACACCACGCCGCTGTCCAAGGccctggagagagagctgaggaaAGTGCGAAAAAGCGATTTCGGCTGGATCGCTGGTGTTTTGGATTCCTAA